The following proteins come from a genomic window of Streptomyces sp. NBC_01716:
- a CDS encoding FAD-dependent oxidoreductase, whose amino-acid sequence MHADVLVVGGGTGGVAAALGALRAGRSVILTEEYDWLGGQLTSQAVPPDEHTWIEQFGATASYRALREGIRDYYRRNFPLTAAARGRRDLNPGAGWVSRLCHEPRVSVAVIDEMLAPYRGSGRLTVLQPYRPVSADTDGDRVEAVTLAHRDTGERVTATAAYILDGTETGELLPLTGTEYVTGFEARGDTGEPSAPENAQPSNMQAVSYCFALDHVDGDHTIDRPANYTHWAGYQPPFWGAPLLSWKAPHPRTLELVERGFTPNPGDDPAEVIADQRVSGGDMNLWTFRRIAARDNFVPGAYASDITLVNWPMIDYLESPVIDVPDADAHLAAAKELSFSLLYWMQTQAPRADGGTGFPGLRLRGDVTGSRDGLAQAPYHRESRRIRAEYTVVEQDLSLDVRGGKGSVNYADSVGIGMYRIDLHPSTGGDNYIDVPSSPFEIPLGALIPRRTENLIPAGKNIGTTHITNGCYRLHPVEWNIGEVAGLLAAHCVEQGLTPRAVRNSPDRLEAFQRLLTAHGVELRWPDISGY is encoded by the coding sequence ATGCACGCGGATGTTCTCGTAGTCGGCGGAGGCACCGGTGGTGTCGCCGCAGCGCTCGGTGCGCTGCGCGCGGGCCGCAGTGTGATCCTCACCGAGGAGTACGACTGGCTGGGCGGTCAGCTCACCAGTCAGGCCGTGCCGCCGGACGAGCACACCTGGATCGAGCAGTTCGGCGCCACCGCCTCCTACCGCGCACTGCGCGAGGGGATCCGTGACTACTACCGGCGCAACTTCCCGCTCACGGCCGCCGCCCGGGGCCGCCGTGACCTCAACCCCGGCGCGGGCTGGGTCAGTCGGCTCTGCCACGAGCCCCGGGTGTCCGTCGCGGTGATCGACGAGATGCTCGCCCCGTACCGGGGAAGCGGCCGGCTCACCGTCCTGCAGCCCTACCGGCCGGTGTCGGCCGACACCGACGGGGACCGGGTGGAGGCCGTGACACTCGCGCACCGCGACACGGGTGAGCGGGTGACCGCCACCGCCGCGTACATCCTCGACGGCACCGAGACCGGTGAACTGCTGCCCCTGACCGGCACGGAGTACGTCACCGGTTTCGAGGCGCGGGGCGACACCGGGGAGCCCAGCGCCCCGGAGAACGCGCAGCCGTCGAACATGCAGGCCGTCTCCTACTGCTTCGCCCTGGACCACGTCGACGGTGACCACACGATCGACCGCCCGGCGAACTACACCCACTGGGCCGGCTACCAGCCGCCCTTCTGGGGTGCCCCGCTGCTGTCCTGGAAGGCCCCGCACCCGCGGACCCTGGAACTGGTCGAGCGCGGGTTCACGCCGAATCCGGGCGACGATCCGGCGGAGGTGATCGCCGATCAGCGGGTCAGCGGCGGCGACATGAACCTGTGGACGTTCCGCCGGATCGCGGCCCGCGACAACTTCGTCCCCGGCGCGTACGCCAGTGACATCACCCTCGTGAACTGGCCGATGATCGACTATCTGGAGAGCCCGGTCATCGACGTTCCCGACGCGGACGCGCATCTGGCCGCCGCCAAGGAGCTGTCGTTCTCCCTTCTGTACTGGATGCAGACACAGGCCCCGCGCGCCGACGGAGGCACCGGCTTCCCCGGTCTGCGTCTGCGCGGCGACGTCACGGGCAGCCGGGACGGGCTGGCGCAGGCGCCGTACCACCGCGAGTCCCGTCGTATCCGCGCCGAATACACGGTCGTCGAGCAGGACCTGTCCCTGGATGTCCGGGGCGGCAAAGGCTCGGTGAACTACGCCGATTCCGTCGGCATCGGCATGTACCGCATCGACCTCCATCCCTCCACCGGAGGTGACAACTACATCGACGTACCTTCCAGCCCGTTCGAGATCCCCCTCGGGGCCCTGATCCCCCGGCGGACGGAGAACCTGATACCCGCCGGCAAGAACATCGGCACCACCCACATCACCAACGGCTGCTACCGCCTGCACCCCGTCGAATGGAACATCGGCGAGGTCGCCGGCCTCCTCGCGGCCCACTGCGTCGAACAGGGGCTCACCCCCCGTGCCGTACGCAACTCCCCGGACCGGCTCGAAGCCTTCCAGCGCCTGCTCACCGCTCACGGTGTCGAACTGCGCTGGCCCGACATCAGCGGTTACTAA
- a CDS encoding cupin domain-containing protein encodes MSEHPTTPGEGFHPHLPDAPQGPVTPLRARLHHIRADSLDGDTAQTGGMRRFSAVSGKTVGSEKLWMGQTHVAPATSSSDHHHGESETAIHVISGHPEFVFLDDSGDEPEEVRLRTAPGDYIFVPPFVPHREENPDPAEEAVVVIARSTQEAIVVNLPRLYALPSDDA; translated from the coding sequence ATGAGCGAGCATCCGACGACCCCGGGCGAGGGGTTCCACCCGCATCTCCCCGACGCCCCGCAGGGCCCTGTGACGCCGCTGCGCGCCCGACTGCACCACATCCGCGCGGACTCGCTCGACGGCGACACGGCGCAGACCGGTGGTATGCGCCGATTCTCGGCCGTCAGCGGAAAGACCGTCGGCTCCGAGAAGTTGTGGATGGGTCAGACCCATGTGGCCCCCGCGACCTCCTCGTCCGACCACCACCACGGCGAATCCGAGACCGCCATCCATGTGATCAGCGGACACCCGGAGTTCGTCTTCCTGGACGACTCGGGCGACGAACCGGAGGAGGTACGGCTGCGCACCGCGCCCGGGGACTACATCTTCGTCCCGCCGTTCGTGCCGCACCGGGAGGAGAACCCCGACCCGGCCGAGGAGGCGGTGGTCGTCATCGCCCGCAGCACCCAGGAGGCGATCGTGGTGAACCTCCCCCGGCTGTACGCGCTGCCGAGCGACGACGCCTGA
- a CDS encoding DsbA family oxidoreductase codes for MTHAPRARHVPLVPESPAVLEVVEYTDPLCPWAWGSEPTFRTLRASLTSEVRWRRAYAILFDHDDDPAPDPAAETAWYTRYVTGISSHTLAPRPLRLKRVPASSWPSSLVAKAAESQGADVAERVLRRLRESVFVLGEPADTTALALSAARGVPGLDPRRLAADAASADVLERVRADRAEARRPVTEVLSVQGGSPHPGAAKETLDGGHRYALPTLVFRAGATYRAVPGWRPFEAYAAAVDELRLGLRKPAEPLSPARALELHRSLTDPERRVLTEGAWPPPHAVRVDTGNGPVWLRPDEAAARPEVTSSGPASP; via the coding sequence GTGACGCACGCGCCCCGGGCACGCCACGTACCGCTCGTACCGGAGTCGCCGGCCGTGCTGGAGGTGGTGGAGTACACCGACCCGCTGTGCCCCTGGGCGTGGGGATCCGAGCCCACGTTCCGCACATTGCGGGCGTCACTGACCAGCGAGGTCCGCTGGCGGCGCGCGTACGCGATCCTTTTCGACCACGACGACGATCCGGCGCCCGACCCGGCGGCGGAGACGGCCTGGTACACGCGTTACGTGACCGGGATCAGCTCGCACACCCTCGCCCCCCGCCCGCTTCGGCTGAAGCGTGTGCCGGCGAGTTCGTGGCCGTCCTCGCTCGTGGCCAAGGCCGCGGAGTCGCAGGGCGCCGACGTGGCCGAGCGCGTGCTGCGGCGCCTGCGGGAGAGCGTCTTCGTGCTGGGCGAACCGGCGGACACCACCGCGCTGGCGCTGTCCGCCGCGCGTGGCGTACCCGGTCTGGATCCGCGGCGCCTGGCGGCCGACGCCGCCTCCGCCGACGTGCTGGAGCGGGTCCGCGCCGACCGCGCGGAGGCACGCCGCCCGGTGACCGAAGTCCTGTCCGTACAGGGCGGGTCGCCGCATCCGGGCGCGGCCAAGGAGACCCTCGACGGCGGTCACCGCTACGCACTGCCCACCTTGGTGTTCCGCGCGGGCGCGACGTACCGCGCGGTGCCCGGCTGGCGGCCTTTCGAGGCGTACGCGGCGGCCGTCGACGAGCTTCGCCTAGGGCTGCGGAAGCCGGCCGAACCGCTTTCCCCGGCACGGGCGTTGGAGCTCCACCGGAGCCTGACCGACCCCGAGCGGCGGGTGCTGACGGAGGGCGCCTGGCCGCCGCCGCACGCCGTTCGGGTGGACACCGGAAACGGCCCCGTGTGGCTGCGTCCGGACGAGGCCGCGGCGCGTCCGGAGGTCACCTCTTCCGGTCCCGCGAGCCCCTGA
- a CDS encoding ABC transporter substrate-binding protein: MSGRLTLRRPSNLRSHRRSHRQAGRLRLAALGTTLVTVLVPSLAACGGDAAGSGAAATLKWTSSYFPTHWDPVVSGSGAQFRELALVYASLTRTDESGKAVPDLAESWEYNDKGDRITFHLRPGLKFSDGEPLDATAVKAAVERAKEQQDSALFGDLTSIESVEADGLDAVVNLSQVDYQIPQLLGQRVLQIASPKAAESPKELDRAPVGAGPFVVTQLIPGTKAVLKKNPDYWDAKNIHIDNVELTSAPDASTVVSGLQTGVYNFADIEPSQAGAAKKAGLDVFVQPGFNASNISLNVNKAPFDDSRVVDAVRHAVNRQEFVDKMTFGYGEVTNQPFPESYVAYDPGSRDAYPYDPAKSKKLLADAGHRPGDIKLDLVIPAEDPQAEIVQSQLAKVGITVNIKIDKNWATPFFAKDLTFSLYGTTGRDSAAQTLTAHFGPDGPLNLSSPYEPAGFDAAIAKVRQTPLEAPEYPKVLQAATRAGLKSEALVFTYSSPNLIAKSKSISDLPRNPAHIDWTGVTVSGSN, translated from the coding sequence ATGTCCGGACGACTCACGCTCCGCCGCCCGTCGAACCTCCGATCCCACCGGCGATCCCACCGCCAGGCCGGCCGGCTGCGCCTCGCCGCCCTCGGCACCACGCTCGTCACCGTGCTCGTCCCGTCCCTCGCCGCGTGCGGCGGCGACGCCGCCGGCTCGGGCGCGGCCGCCACACTCAAGTGGACCTCTTCCTACTTCCCGACCCACTGGGACCCGGTGGTCAGCGGCAGCGGCGCCCAGTTCCGCGAACTCGCCCTGGTCTACGCCTCGTTGACACGCACCGACGAGAGCGGCAAAGCGGTCCCGGATCTCGCCGAGAGCTGGGAGTACAACGACAAGGGCGACCGCATCACCTTCCATCTCCGTCCGGGCCTGAAGTTCAGTGACGGCGAACCTCTGGACGCCACCGCCGTCAAGGCCGCGGTCGAACGGGCCAAGGAGCAGCAGGACTCGGCCCTCTTCGGCGACCTGACCTCGATCGAGTCGGTGGAGGCCGACGGGCTGGACGCGGTCGTGAACCTCAGTCAGGTCGACTACCAGATACCGCAGTTGCTCGGTCAGCGGGTGCTCCAGATCGCCAGCCCCAAGGCGGCCGAGTCCCCGAAGGAGCTGGACCGCGCCCCGGTCGGCGCCGGGCCTTTCGTCGTCACGCAGTTGATACCGGGCACCAAGGCGGTGCTGAAGAAGAATCCGGACTACTGGGACGCGAAGAACATTCACATCGACAACGTCGAGCTGACGTCCGCGCCCGACGCCTCCACCGTCGTCTCCGGCCTCCAGACCGGCGTCTACAACTTCGCGGACATCGAGCCCAGCCAGGCGGGCGCCGCGAAGAAGGCCGGCCTGGACGTCTTCGTCCAACCCGGCTTCAACGCCTCGAACATCAGCCTGAACGTCAACAAGGCCCCGTTCGACGACAGCAGGGTGGTCGACGCCGTCCGCCATGCCGTCAACCGCCAAGAGTTCGTCGACAAGATGACGTTCGGCTACGGCGAGGTGACCAACCAGCCGTTCCCGGAGAGTTACGTCGCCTACGATCCGGGGTCCCGCGACGCGTACCCGTACGACCCCGCGAAGTCGAAGAAGCTCCTCGCCGACGCGGGTCACCGGCCCGGTGACATCAAGCTCGACCTGGTCATCCCCGCGGAGGACCCACAGGCCGAGATCGTCCAGTCGCAGTTGGCCAAGGTCGGCATCACCGTCAACATCAAGATCGACAAGAACTGGGCCACGCCGTTCTTCGCCAAGGACCTCACCTTCTCGCTCTACGGCACCACGGGACGTGACTCCGCCGCGCAGACCCTCACCGCCCACTTCGGTCCCGACGGCCCGCTGAATCTCAGCTCGCCCTACGAGCCGGCCGGCTTCGACGCGGCCATCGCCAAGGTGCGCCAGACGCCACTGGAGGCACCGGAGTACCCGAAGGTCCTCCAGGCGGCGACCCGGGCCGGTCTGAAGAGCGAGGCGCTGGTCTTCACGTACTCCTCGCCGAACCTGATCGCGAAAAGCAAGTCGATCTCGGACCTGCCGCGGAATCCGGCCCATATCGACTGGACCGGCGTGACCGTCTCCGGCTCCAACTGA
- a CDS encoding RrF2 family transcriptional regulator, with the protein MHISAKADYATRALMELACEPARPLTCEAIAASQEIPFRFLKSVVGELRRAGLVRSQRGCEGGYWLGRPAEDITLLDVVRAVDGEVLTLRGESPAGLDYPGPAGALPGVWRQVEAQATALLGGRTLASLLPAGAAGRDSRVGAA; encoded by the coding sequence ATGCATATCTCCGCGAAGGCGGACTACGCCACCCGCGCCCTGATGGAGCTCGCGTGTGAGCCCGCCCGTCCGCTCACCTGCGAGGCCATCGCCGCCTCGCAGGAGATTCCGTTCCGTTTCCTGAAGTCCGTGGTCGGTGAGTTGCGCAGAGCGGGACTTGTTCGCAGCCAGCGCGGCTGCGAGGGCGGCTACTGGCTCGGCAGGCCCGCCGAGGACATCACTCTGCTGGACGTCGTGCGCGCCGTCGACGGCGAAGTGCTCACGCTGCGCGGCGAGTCACCGGCCGGGCTCGACTACCCCGGCCCGGCGGGAGCGCTGCCCGGGGTGTGGCGGCAGGTCGAGGCCCAGGCGACGGCGCTGCTCGGCGGACGGACCCTCGCCTCGTTGCTCCCCGCGGGCGCGGCCGGGCGGGACTCCAGGGTCGGCGCCGCGTGA
- a CDS encoding PP2C family protein-serine/threonine phosphatase: MGEQGVDRPEGFGERLLGVLLDRARLLPPQLIAPLIAEEVARIGGRKVSILLQDYAQELLVPLPGGKLHVGQPEPMADSPAGRAFLRADVVEVPQAHGGVRMYLPLLDGSDQVGVMALTLPAVGDDDRRLLRRLAGLVADMLVTKNAYTDQFFLARRREPMSVSAEIQWGLLPPLTMAVPQVQVAGILEPAYRVAGDSFDYALNDNILHVAVIDAMGHDLDAATMATIAIGAYRHARRVFVSLAEKYAFMDHAISRQFGNDHFVTAQLMHLNIATGELELVNAGHPAPLLIREGQVVRQLESATTLPVGFGGETPRIREHTLQRGDRVLCYTDGIIEERADGGETFGEERLIRCVNRLSQEPSDGMRADLRRLSHTLKKERGGRTSDDATLFMFEWRGGAADHLAVLD; the protein is encoded by the coding sequence ATGGGCGAACAGGGCGTGGACCGGCCGGAAGGTTTCGGCGAGCGGCTGCTCGGTGTGCTGCTGGACAGGGCGCGGCTGTTGCCGCCGCAGCTGATCGCGCCGCTGATCGCCGAAGAGGTGGCCAGGATCGGCGGCCGTAAGGTGTCCATCCTGCTCCAGGACTACGCACAGGAGCTGCTCGTGCCGCTCCCGGGCGGGAAGCTGCACGTGGGGCAGCCCGAACCGATGGCCGACTCCCCCGCCGGCCGGGCCTTCCTGCGCGCGGATGTCGTAGAGGTACCACAGGCCCACGGCGGCGTACGGATGTACCTGCCCCTGCTGGACGGAAGCGACCAGGTGGGCGTCATGGCCCTGACGCTGCCCGCCGTCGGCGACGACGACCGGCGCCTGCTGCGCCGGCTCGCCGGTCTGGTCGCCGACATGCTGGTCACCAAGAACGCCTACACCGACCAGTTCTTCCTGGCCCGGCGCCGGGAACCGATGAGCGTGTCCGCGGAGATCCAGTGGGGCCTGCTGCCGCCGCTGACGATGGCGGTGCCCCAGGTTCAGGTGGCAGGCATCCTGGAGCCCGCCTACCGCGTCGCCGGCGACAGCTTCGACTACGCCCTCAACGACAACATCCTGCACGTGGCCGTGATCGACGCGATGGGCCACGACCTGGACGCCGCCACGATGGCGACCATCGCCATCGGCGCCTACCGCCATGCCCGGCGCGTGTTCGTCAGCCTGGCCGAGAAATACGCGTTCATGGACCATGCCATCTCCCGGCAGTTCGGCAACGACCACTTCGTCACGGCCCAGCTGATGCACCTGAACATCGCCACCGGTGAGCTGGAACTGGTCAACGCGGGCCACCCCGCACCCCTGCTGATCCGCGAAGGCCAGGTCGTGCGGCAGCTGGAGAGCGCGACGACGCTGCCCGTCGGCTTCGGAGGTGAGACGCCCCGCATCCGGGAGCACACACTCCAGCGGGGCGACCGGGTGCTCTGCTACACCGACGGCATCATCGAGGAGCGGGCCGACGGCGGGGAGACCTTCGGTGAGGAACGCCTCATCCGCTGCGTCAACCGCCTGAGCCAGGAGCCGTCGGACGGGATGCGGGCGGATCTGCGCCGGCTCTCCCACACGCTGAAGAAGGAGCGGGGCGGGCGCACCAGCGACGATGCCACCCTCTTCATGTTCGAATGGCGCGGAGGCGCCGCCGACCACCTCGCGGTTCTCGACTGA
- a CDS encoding carbohydrate ABC transporter permease: MKTHDRPRVPEAGPANDGARAGRSFWTSRRRDHLAGYLFIAPQLIGSVVFVLVPLILVVWYSFHEWNVLAGTFHGVGTDNYENLFDDPKLPGVLRATGYFSVGLVVLNLSLALALAVLLNQKLRGGVVFRTLFFSPVVVSLVAWTIVWGFLLQKNGGINAGLDLIGVDGPNWLRSEGTSMLSVIVVQCFKNVGLNMVLFLAALQGVPRELYEAATVDGAGRWRQFWRITVPLISPTILLTSIITVVGSLQVFAQIAVLTQGGPGGSTTVLVYYLYQQAFKFHHFGYGATLSVLLFLIVLVLTIVQWQMRKKWVFHES; the protein is encoded by the coding sequence ATGAAGACCCATGACCGTCCCCGTGTCCCGGAGGCAGGACCGGCCAACGACGGCGCCCGTGCCGGGAGGTCCTTCTGGACCTCCCGGCGCCGGGATCACCTGGCCGGCTATCTGTTCATCGCCCCGCAGCTCATCGGCAGCGTCGTCTTCGTGCTCGTCCCGCTGATCCTGGTCGTCTGGTACAGCTTCCACGAGTGGAACGTCCTGGCCGGTACGTTCCACGGAGTCGGCACGGACAACTACGAGAACCTGTTCGACGACCCGAAACTGCCGGGCGTCCTGCGGGCCACCGGCTACTTCTCCGTCGGCCTGGTGGTGCTCAACCTCAGCCTCGCGCTGGCGCTGGCCGTCCTGCTCAACCAGAAGCTGCGCGGCGGTGTCGTCTTCCGCACCCTGTTCTTCTCGCCGGTGGTCGTGTCGCTCGTCGCGTGGACGATCGTCTGGGGCTTTCTGCTCCAGAAGAACGGCGGCATCAACGCGGGCCTGGACCTGATCGGGGTCGACGGGCCCAACTGGCTGCGCAGCGAAGGCACATCGATGCTGTCGGTGATCGTCGTGCAGTGCTTCAAGAACGTCGGCCTGAACATGGTGCTGTTCCTGGCCGCCCTCCAGGGCGTGCCGCGTGAGCTGTACGAGGCGGCGACGGTGGACGGCGCGGGGCGGTGGCGGCAGTTCTGGCGGATCACGGTGCCGCTGATCAGCCCCACGATCCTGCTGACCTCCATCATCACCGTGGTCGGCTCGTTGCAGGTCTTCGCGCAGATCGCGGTCCTCACACAGGGCGGGCCCGGCGGTTCCACGACGGTGCTCGTGTACTACCTCTACCAACAGGCTTTCAAGTTCCACCACTTCGGCTACGGGGCCACGCTGTCGGTTCTGCTGTTCCTGATCGTGCTGGTGCTGACCATCGTGCAGTGGCAGATGCGCAAGAAGTGGGTGTTCCATGAATCATAA
- a CDS encoding LacI family DNA-binding transcriptional regulator: protein MSLAPRRLTQRDIARRAGVSQTTVSLVLNNRGDAAARIAPTTRDRVLRVIRETGYAADPLARRMLKQLNQILGVFTYEPVFPSTSADFYFPFLRGIEESAENYGWDLLMFTSAPVTGGRRRIFHENNRLRVADGCVLLGREIPSGELSRLVAEDYPFVCVGRRDDADGRPVPYVGADYVEATARLVERARGLGHRRFAFVGLGTGAESSADRLSGFRRAAGADAPSFMAETPDPGERVARLVEARVTAVFVEVEAEAVALAEAAVARGLSVPRDLSVMTLGDATTPVDSPLDFTGFHIPRSRIGRQAVELLVDVLHGRTATTQRLLGCEQRQGQTLVPPVR, encoded by the coding sequence ATGAGCTTGGCTCCAAGAAGGCTTACTCAGCGTGACATCGCCCGGCGCGCGGGGGTCAGCCAGACCACGGTCTCCCTCGTGCTCAACAACCGCGGGGACGCCGCGGCCCGGATCGCCCCGACGACCCGGGACAGGGTGCTGCGGGTCATCAGGGAGACCGGGTACGCGGCGGATCCGCTGGCCCGCCGGATGCTCAAGCAGCTCAACCAGATCCTGGGTGTCTTCACCTACGAACCGGTCTTTCCCAGCACCAGCGCCGACTTCTACTTCCCGTTCCTGCGGGGCATCGAGGAGAGTGCCGAGAACTACGGCTGGGATCTGCTGATGTTCACCTCGGCGCCGGTGACCGGCGGACGGCGGCGGATCTTCCACGAGAACAACCGGCTGCGGGTCGCGGACGGTTGTGTACTGCTGGGCCGCGAGATCCCTTCCGGGGAACTCAGCCGCCTGGTCGCGGAGGACTACCCGTTCGTATGCGTGGGCCGCCGTGACGACGCGGACGGCAGGCCGGTGCCGTATGTGGGCGCCGACTACGTGGAGGCGACCGCGCGGCTCGTGGAACGGGCCCGGGGCCTTGGCCACCGGCGCTTCGCGTTCGTGGGGCTGGGCACCGGGGCGGAGTCCTCCGCCGACCGGCTCTCGGGATTTCGGCGGGCGGCCGGCGCGGACGCCCCGTCCTTCATGGCCGAGACACCGGATCCGGGCGAGCGGGTGGCCCGGCTGGTCGAAGCCCGGGTCACCGCGGTGTTCGTGGAGGTGGAGGCCGAGGCCGTCGCTCTCGCGGAGGCGGCGGTGGCACGGGGCCTGTCGGTGCCGCGTGACCTGTCGGTGATGACCCTGGGCGATGCGACCACCCCGGTCGACTCGCCCCTGGACTTCACCGGCTTCCACATCCCCCGGTCGCGGATCGGCCGGCAAGCGGTGGAGCTGCTGGTCGACGTCCTGCACGGTCGTACGGCCACGACCCAGCGTCTGCTCGGCTGCGAACAGAGGCAGGGGCAGACCCTCGTCCCGCCGGTGCGCTGA
- a CDS encoding ABC transporter substrate-binding protein, which translates to MNTQRQQRTINFAALATTGVLVLTACGGGGDNAGSDNGPVNLRMTVWSGAPEHLKLLDGIAAEYRKTNPDVKSIKFDVLPVENYTETLTTQIAGGKSPDLAWIFENSAPDFVSSGALKEVKDDEDVLPAAKEIWQQDGKLYAYPFSTSPFGVFVNTDMLKKAGQPTPADLIKQGKWTWDEATAMGAAVNDKTGKTGIVIRDFDYKSWDNLASYWDGWGAEAWSADGKTCGFDKPEMVQAMTSLHKAIFEDEAMLAPGTTADFFAGESAMTVTQMSRASLLTDKFAWDFVPLPEGPKGKYAVTGQAGIAVLAKGQHPDAAADFHAFMTNKTNAAKLGAYFPQARSSQLNAAALAKSNAKLSEKQLSDVVIEGIKNGKVKPVHIGQAEIYAAVRSELDSLWKPQADVPKVLTGVCDAIKPQLEQ; encoded by the coding sequence ATGAACACCCAACGACAGCAGCGCACCATCAACTTCGCCGCCCTCGCCACCACCGGGGTCCTCGTACTGACCGCCTGTGGCGGCGGTGGTGACAACGCCGGCTCGGACAACGGGCCTGTGAACCTCCGTATGACCGTGTGGTCAGGAGCTCCGGAACACCTGAAGCTCCTCGACGGCATCGCCGCCGAGTACCGCAAGACCAACCCCGATGTGAAGTCGATCAAGTTCGACGTCCTCCCGGTCGAGAACTACACCGAGACCCTCACCACCCAGATAGCCGGCGGCAAGTCGCCGGACCTGGCCTGGATCTTCGAGAACTCCGCGCCCGACTTCGTGTCCTCCGGCGCGCTGAAGGAGGTCAAGGACGACGAGGACGTCCTGCCCGCCGCCAAGGAGATCTGGCAGCAGGACGGCAAGCTGTACGCCTACCCCTTCTCCACCTCGCCCTTCGGTGTCTTCGTCAACACGGACATGCTGAAGAAGGCCGGTCAGCCCACCCCGGCCGACCTCATCAAGCAGGGCAAGTGGACCTGGGACGAGGCCACCGCGATGGGCGCGGCGGTCAACGACAAGACCGGCAAGACCGGCATCGTCATCCGCGACTTCGACTACAAGTCGTGGGACAACCTCGCCTCGTACTGGGACGGCTGGGGCGCGGAGGCGTGGTCCGCCGACGGGAAGACCTGCGGCTTCGACAAGCCGGAGATGGTCCAGGCGATGACCAGCCTGCACAAGGCGATCTTCGAGGACGAGGCGATGCTCGCTCCGGGCACCACCGCCGACTTCTTCGCCGGTGAGTCCGCCATGACGGTGACGCAGATGAGTCGCGCGTCCCTCCTCACGGACAAGTTCGCCTGGGACTTCGTGCCGCTGCCCGAGGGCCCGAAGGGCAAGTACGCCGTGACCGGCCAGGCGGGGATCGCGGTGCTCGCCAAGGGCCAACACCCCGACGCGGCGGCCGACTTCCACGCGTTCATGACGAACAAGACGAACGCGGCGAAGCTCGGGGCCTACTTCCCGCAGGCCCGTTCCTCACAGCTCAACGCCGCCGCGCTCGCCAAGAGCAACGCGAAGCTGAGTGAGAAGCAGCTGTCCGACGTCGTCATCGAGGGAATCAAGAACGGCAAGGTCAAGCCCGTCCACATCGGCCAGGCCGAGATCTACGCGGCCGTGCGCTCCGAGCTGGACTCGCTGTGGAAGCCGCAGGCCGATGTGCCGAAGGTCCTGACCGGGGTCTGCGACGCCATCAAGCCGCAACTGGAGCAGTGA
- a CDS encoding ABC transporter permease, translated as MTKTAVEPAPDRPHEVAAARTRHALHRVVGVVARSVAIFVPVFLVATFVTFALRSLSGLSPARIQLGEEATPEAIARVEAQWGLDRPFLVQYGDWLGGVLHGELGTSWTNGADISTLIGLGLGVSLSIATFALVIGVAAGFLLGTLAALRRTTWIDRAITGFVTVISVMPAFVVGIVLVAVLAVGLHLFPAAGYVPAEQGVGPWLAHITLPAVALSFDVIADVARQLRTSLIAAYSENYVTGAVVRGLSPRRIFFGHVLRNGLGPTLATLGLKFPSLVGASVVTEWIFGLQGFGRFANDSAQAGDVPAVQGVLVVSIVLVVGFNLIVNLMLARVTPASQRGV; from the coding sequence ATGACGAAGACCGCGGTCGAGCCGGCGCCCGACCGGCCTCACGAGGTCGCCGCCGCCAGGACGCGGCACGCGCTGCACCGCGTCGTCGGCGTCGTCGCCCGGTCGGTCGCGATCTTCGTGCCGGTCTTCCTGGTCGCGACGTTCGTGACGTTCGCGCTCCGCTCGCTGAGCGGGCTCAGCCCGGCCCGCATTCAACTGGGCGAGGAGGCGACGCCCGAGGCGATCGCCAGGGTCGAGGCCCAATGGGGCCTCGACCGGCCCTTCCTGGTCCAGTACGGGGACTGGCTCGGCGGTGTTCTCCACGGTGAGCTGGGCACCAGCTGGACCAACGGCGCGGACATCTCCACACTCATCGGCCTCGGTCTGGGCGTGAGCCTGTCGATCGCGACGTTCGCGCTGGTCATCGGCGTGGCCGCCGGCTTTCTCCTCGGTACGCTGGCGGCCCTGCGGCGCACCACCTGGATCGACCGGGCGATCACGGGCTTCGTCACCGTCATCTCGGTGATGCCCGCGTTCGTGGTCGGCATCGTGCTGGTCGCGGTCCTCGCGGTCGGGCTCCATCTCTTCCCGGCCGCCGGCTATGTCCCGGCCGAGCAGGGCGTCGGGCCATGGCTCGCGCACATCACCCTGCCCGCCGTCGCGCTGAGCTTCGACGTCATCGCGGACGTCGCCCGCCAGTTGCGTACGAGTCTGATCGCCGCCTACTCCGAGAACTATGTGACGGGCGCGGTGGTACGAGGGCTGAGCCCACGCCGGATCTTCTTCGGCCATGTGCTGCGCAACGGTCTGGGCCCGACGCTCGCCACCCTGGGCCTGAAGTTCCCGTCCCTGGTGGGCGCCTCCGTCGTGACGGAGTGGATCTTCGGTCTCCAGGGCTTCGGGCGATTCGCCAACGACTCCGCGCAGGCCGGTGACGTACCCGCCGTACAGGGAGTCCTCGTGGTGTCGATCGTCCTTGTCGTCGGCTTCAACCTGATCGTCAACCTGATGCTGGCGCGCGTGACGCCCGCGTCCCAGCGGGGAGTGTGA